Proteins encoded in a region of the Pseudothermotoga elfii DSM 9442 = NBRC 107921 genome:
- a CDS encoding serpin family protein yields the protein MKKVFLTAFLTSLIFIGFGIVQDSSNLFGVDLYKVLSEKPGNIFFSPFSISSALAMTYIGADSDTAQQMKNVLHFDLDDETLLSNFSQLTTSLNQSNENYQLSVANSMWLQEGYPFLKEFVEQIQKYYQSWINYVDFANHKDEAREKINEWIEAKTNNKIRDLIKPDDIDSLTRLVLTNAIYFKGLWLNPFDPSSTRKELFHISKNEEKEVDMMFKNITANYTEDSLVQVLELPYAKNKISMIIVLPKEDKDLSQIEKNISLDLFKKWRSNLKPTEVNVHIPKFKTECRFNLKRTLMSMGIVDAFTDEADFSKMDGTKMLKIKDVIHQSFIEVYEEGTQAAAATATIVNIKMAPKKPVEFRADRPFIFFIYDSTYDLILFMGRLINP from the coding sequence ATGAAAAAAGTTTTCTTAACGGCTTTTCTAACCAGTTTAATCTTTATAGGTTTCGGCATAGTCCAGGATTCAAGCAATCTTTTTGGAGTTGATTTGTACAAAGTTCTGTCAGAAAAGCCGGGAAACATATTTTTTTCTCCATTCAGTATCAGTTCAGCTCTTGCAATGACTTATATTGGTGCAGATTCTGATACAGCACAGCAGATGAAAAATGTTCTTCACTTCGATCTCGATGACGAGACGTTGCTCAGCAATTTCTCACAGTTAACTACATCTTTAAATCAATCAAATGAAAATTATCAACTATCTGTTGCGAATTCTATGTGGCTTCAGGAAGGATATCCTTTTCTAAAAGAGTTTGTCGAACAGATACAAAAGTATTACCAGTCATGGATCAACTATGTCGACTTTGCGAACCACAAAGATGAAGCAAGAGAAAAGATAAATGAATGGATAGAGGCAAAAACGAATAACAAGATTAGAGATTTGATAAAGCCGGACGATATAGATTCACTAACAAGGCTTGTTTTGACAAACGCTATATATTTTAAAGGATTATGGCTGAATCCGTTTGATCCTTCTTCAACCAGAAAGGAATTATTTCATATCTCTAAGAACGAAGAAAAAGAAGTAGATATGATGTTTAAAAATATCACAGCTAACTATACAGAAGATTCATTAGTTCAGGTTCTTGAGTTACCTTATGCGAAAAATAAGATCTCGATGATAATCGTGCTTCCAAAAGAAGATAAAGATTTGAGCCAGATAGAGAAAAATATTTCATTAGATCTCTTTAAAAAATGGAGGAGTAATTTAAAACCGACGGAAGTGAATGTTCATATTCCGAAATTCAAAACAGAGTGCAGATTCAATCTGAAACGAACACTTATGAGCATGGGTATTGTTGATGCTTTTACAGATGAAGCCGATTTTTCGAAAATGGACGGTACAAAAATGCTGAAAATCAAAGATGTGATTCATCAATCGTTTATAGAGGTATATGAAGAGGGAACACAGGCGGCTGCGGCAACTGCTACTATAGTTAATATCAAGATGGCTCCAAAAAAACCGGTGGAATTTAGGGCGGATAGACCGTTTATTTTTTTTATATACGACAGCACTTACGATTTGATTTTGTTCATGGGGCGCCTGATTAATCCATAA
- a CDS encoding acyl-CoA dehydrogenase, translating into MDFLFSNEQLLAKQLFEEFTEKEVKPLAAKIDEEEIFPLETIKKMAKLGMLGIPFPKESGGSGGDYITYILLVEELAKACASTSIIVSAHTSLCCWPIFTYGNQKQKEKYLRPLLQGTKIGAFALTEPNAGTDAASQQTTARLQDNHYVLNGSKVFITNAAHADVFIVFAMTDRSKATKGISAFIVERGFDGFRIGKIEHKMGIRGSSTAELVFDNCKVPRDNLLGEEGMGFKIAMSTLDGGRIGVAAQALGIAEGAFNECVKYMKDRKQFGKTLSSFQGLQWYIAEMATQIEAARNLVYKAAWKKQNNLPHTVDAAMAKLFASEISMKVTTTVVQIFGGYGYTKDYPVERMMRDAKITQIYEGTSEVQKMIIASHVLK; encoded by the coding sequence GTGGATTTTTTATTCAGTAATGAGCAATTACTTGCAAAACAGCTTTTCGAAGAATTTACAGAAAAAGAGGTTAAACCTCTTGCTGCAAAAATAGATGAAGAGGAAATTTTTCCACTTGAAACTATCAAAAAAATGGCAAAACTTGGCATGCTTGGTATCCCATTCCCAAAAGAATCTGGTGGATCAGGAGGAGATTACATAACATATATTTTACTTGTAGAAGAACTTGCCAAGGCCTGCGCTTCTACCTCGATAATAGTTTCTGCCCATACGTCTCTCTGTTGCTGGCCCATATTCACTTATGGGAATCAAAAGCAAAAGGAAAAATATCTCAGGCCATTGTTGCAGGGTACGAAAATAGGTGCTTTTGCCCTTACTGAGCCAAATGCAGGTACAGATGCTGCAAGCCAGCAAACAACAGCAAGACTTCAGGATAACCACTATGTGCTGAATGGCAGTAAAGTGTTTATAACAAACGCTGCTCACGCCGATGTATTTATAGTTTTTGCAATGACAGATCGTTCGAAAGCTACCAAAGGAATAAGCGCTTTCATTGTTGAAAGAGGTTTTGATGGTTTCAGAATAGGGAAAATAGAACATAAAATGGGAATCAGAGGATCTTCTACAGCCGAACTTGTTTTCGATAACTGTAAAGTTCCCAGGGACAATTTGCTTGGTGAAGAAGGTATGGGATTCAAAATAGCTATGTCAACTCTGGATGGTGGAAGAATAGGAGTTGCTGCGCAGGCTCTGGGAATAGCCGAAGGAGCTTTTAATGAATGTGTTAAATATATGAAAGATCGTAAACAGTTTGGGAAAACACTTTCCAGTTTTCAGGGATTGCAATGGTATATAGCAGAAATGGCTACACAAATAGAAGCAGCAAGAAATCTCGTCTACAAAGCTGCATGGAAAAAGCAAAACAATCTTCCTCACACCGTTGATGCTGCAATGGCAAAGCTGTTTGCATCAGAGATTTCCATGAAAGTAACCACGACAGTTGTCCAAATTTTTGGAGGGTATGGCTACACAAAAGATTATCCCGTAGAAAGAATGATGAGAGATGCAAAAATCACACAAATATATGAAGGTACATCAGAAGTCCAGAAAATGATCATAGCATCACATGTTTTGAAATGA
- a CDS encoding electron transfer flavoprotein subunit beta/FixA family protein — MKILVFIKQVPNTHEVRVDPKTGTLIREGVPSIINPEDKNALELALQLKEQIKAHTIVATMGPSQAEWSLRESLAMGIDEAYLISDTAFAGSDTLATSLVLAAFAKKIGFDLILTGRQAIDGDTAQVGPEIAEHLQIPHVTYVEKAEFSGDFVKVQRALEDGYEIVKTKLPCLLACSKDLNIPRYMNMNDLFGCFKKTIQTLKLSDLFLKREDVGLTGSPTKVRKTFTKGPRKEGRKIELNPYESAEQIFIELQNRQLV, encoded by the coding sequence ATGAAAATTCTGGTTTTCATAAAACAGGTACCGAACACACATGAAGTAAGAGTTGACCCTAAAACAGGAACATTGATACGTGAAGGTGTGCCCTCAATCATAAATCCGGAAGACAAAAACGCTTTAGAATTGGCATTACAATTGAAAGAACAAATAAAGGCTCACACAATAGTTGCAACAATGGGGCCTTCTCAAGCAGAATGGTCACTTCGAGAATCACTCGCTATGGGTATAGACGAAGCATATTTGATAAGTGATACAGCCTTCGCTGGCTCCGATACACTGGCAACAAGCCTTGTGCTTGCCGCTTTTGCAAAAAAAATTGGTTTTGATTTAATTCTGACCGGCAGGCAGGCAATAGACGGAGATACAGCTCAGGTTGGGCCAGAAATTGCGGAACATCTACAAATTCCACATGTTACATATGTTGAAAAAGCTGAATTTTCAGGAGATTTTGTGAAAGTTCAAAGAGCATTGGAAGATGGTTATGAAATAGTGAAAACCAAACTACCGTGTCTTTTAGCTTGCAGTAAAGACTTAAATATTCCAAGATATATGAATATGAACGATTTGTTCGGTTGTTTTAAAAAAACTATTCAAACCCTGAAACTTTCAGATCTTTTCTTAAAGAGAGAAGACGTCGGTTTAACGGGTTCTCCAACGAAAGTGAGAAAAACTTTTACAAAAGGACCCAGAAAAGAGGGAAGGAAGATCGAACTCAACCCGTACGAATCAGCCGAACAGATTTTCATAGAATTGCAGAACAGGCAACTCGTATAA
- a CDS encoding electron transfer flavoprotein subunit alpha/FixB family protein: MGVWVISEYRETLQRVSMELIGKARELSDELNEELTAVVLGWKISDCADFLIQHGADHVIFIEHELLQHYTAGGYTKVLSKLINERKPSIVLIGATHIGRDLAPRLAARLKTGLTADCTHLEIDPNTKNLLMTRPAFSGNLMATIECPVHRPQMATVRPGVFPMPCANSSRKGTVESIEPDLNDEDLLVIVEKVMKIEKSSIDISEAKIVVSGGRGVGGKKGFDILHELAEALGGTVAGSRGAVEAGWIEKEKQVGQTGKIIKPELYIACGISGAIQHIAGMHESEYIIAINKDPEAPIMSIADLAVVGDLHKIVPQLTKLIREHKLSCKALIA, from the coding sequence ATGGGCGTATGGGTTATATCAGAATACAGAGAAACTTTGCAAAGAGTCAGTATGGAGCTTATAGGAAAAGCAAGGGAACTTTCAGATGAATTGAATGAAGAGCTTACGGCAGTGGTTCTCGGATGGAAAATTTCCGATTGCGCAGATTTTTTAATTCAACACGGAGCAGATCACGTCATTTTTATAGAGCACGAGCTACTTCAACATTATACCGCAGGTGGATATACAAAAGTTTTGAGCAAACTCATCAACGAGAGAAAACCATCGATAGTTTTAATAGGTGCAACTCATATTGGTAGAGATCTTGCCCCAAGGCTCGCCGCAAGATTAAAGACAGGCCTGACAGCAGACTGCACCCATCTTGAAATCGACCCAAATACGAAAAATCTTCTCATGACCCGTCCTGCTTTTTCCGGAAACCTGATGGCTACTATTGAATGCCCCGTGCACAGGCCACAGATGGCGACTGTGCGTCCCGGCGTCTTCCCGATGCCTTGCGCAAATTCTTCAAGAAAAGGAACTGTGGAGTCCATTGAACCAGATTTGAACGATGAAGATTTGCTTGTCATTGTTGAGAAAGTCATGAAAATTGAGAAATCATCGATTGACATCTCTGAAGCAAAAATAGTTGTTTCTGGCGGTAGAGGCGTTGGCGGTAAAAAAGGATTTGATATACTCCACGAACTTGCCGAAGCACTCGGTGGCACAGTAGCCGGATCAAGGGGTGCTGTTGAAGCAGGATGGATTGAGAAAGAAAAACAGGTGGGGCAGACAGGAAAGATTATTAAACCAGAGCTGTACATAGCATGCGGTATATCAGGTGCTATTCAGCATATAGCTGGAATGCATGAAAGCGAATATATTATTGCTATAAACAAAGATCCTGAAGCACCAATTATGTCTATAGCCGATCTTGCTGTTGTTGGAGATTTGCACAAAATAGTACCTCAACTTACCAAACTTATCCGAGAACATAAACTTTCCTGTAAAGCTTTAATTGCATGA
- a CDS encoding ABC transporter permease has product MFANLLKKELREVLTIGNLIVVIVLAFVYASIGGSIGNIEKEVAKKPVVAIVNMDRGEYGRVVQSSIESFAEVVYTGKDLQSGLDVLRNQSGSALLLVEENFTDSIKSGEKARIKIFWLLKGLGIMDTISSSVLENFASNVEKQITIILMNQYNVKNPQLVLDPVEKVDATIFQGRVFDGASPSQLLNLTSSQSTMTSVVIMMLIIMAGSTVISSMGLEKENKTLETLLTMPVKRSYIVFSKILAAAIAGLVMASIYMVGFSFYMKPLTASSTGNLDLTLSMVDYVLVGLSLFTALLCGISLAMFLGILSKDFKSAQTMTFPLTALAVFSGLITMFKDFSTLSLPLKIAVFAIPFTHPMLSIRNLLFENRSFVFYGCVYNGILAAFLVILITRIFNTDRLIVGIDFRKKRRARLL; this is encoded by the coding sequence ATGTTCGCAAACTTGTTGAAAAAAGAACTTCGAGAGGTTCTCACCATAGGAAATCTTATAGTGGTAATTGTTCTTGCTTTCGTGTACGCTTCTATAGGTGGAAGTATAGGAAATATAGAAAAAGAAGTGGCGAAAAAACCTGTTGTGGCAATAGTGAACATGGACAGAGGAGAATATGGAAGAGTTGTTCAAAGCAGCATAGAAAGCTTTGCAGAAGTTGTTTACACAGGAAAAGATTTGCAAAGCGGACTCGACGTTTTGAGAAACCAGAGCGGTTCAGCTCTTCTTCTTGTTGAGGAGAATTTTACAGATAGCATCAAGTCAGGTGAGAAAGCGAGAATAAAGATTTTTTGGTTGCTCAAGGGACTCGGTATTATGGACACGATTTCTTCGAGTGTTCTTGAGAATTTTGCCAGTAACGTTGAGAAGCAAATAACGATTATCCTTATGAACCAGTATAATGTTAAAAATCCACAGCTCGTACTTGATCCTGTTGAAAAAGTAGATGCAACAATTTTTCAGGGGAGAGTCTTTGATGGTGCGTCGCCTTCCCAGTTGCTAAATTTAACCAGTTCTCAATCAACAATGACTTCTGTTGTGATAATGATGTTGATAATCATGGCTGGAAGCACTGTGATATCTTCAATGGGTTTGGAAAAAGAAAACAAGACATTAGAAACTCTTTTGACCATGCCAGTGAAAAGAAGCTATATAGTTTTTTCAAAAATACTGGCTGCTGCTATAGCAGGTTTAGTTATGGCATCTATTTATATGGTTGGTTTTAGTTTTTATATGAAACCTTTAACGGCAAGTTCCACAGGCAACCTTGACTTGACACTTTCTATGGTTGATTACGTACTGGTTGGGTTGTCACTTTTCACGGCTTTGCTTTGTGGAATTAGCTTGGCAATGTTTTTAGGTATTCTCTCGAAGGATTTCAAAAGTGCTCAGACGATGACTTTTCCACTGACGGCGCTTGCTGTTTTCAGTGGACTCATAACTATGTTTAAAGACTTTTCGACTCTGTCACTTCCGTTGAAGATAGCTGTTTTTGCTATACCTTTTACTCATCCAATGCTGTCTATAAGAAACCTTTTGTTTGAAAACCGCTCTTTTGTTTTCTATGGATGTGTTTATAATGGTATTCTCGCTGCTTTCTTAGTTATTTTAATCACAAGGATTTTCAATACAGATCGGTTGATTGTTGGTATTGATTTCAGAAAAAAAAGACGAGCACGTTTACTTTAA
- a CDS encoding ABC transporter ATP-binding protein: protein MKVVEVIDLKKSYGTFQALKGVKFEIDGGEIFGLIGPNGAGKTTTLRIISTLLKPDSGSVKVFGYDVTSSPDDVRKFISYLPEDAGAYKELTGLEYLRFIARFFARDEAELKDMVEKGVQIAKLKDRITSKVSTYSKGMIRRLLIARALMVNPKLAILDEPTSGLDVLNAHEVRKVIKDYTKNGGTVLLSSHNMLEVEFLCDRIALINEGQIARIGSPVQLKQEFNAVNIEEVFTEVIRCSQTC, encoded by the coding sequence GTGAAAGTGGTTGAAGTAATTGATCTGAAAAAGAGCTACGGAACTTTTCAAGCTTTGAAAGGCGTGAAATTTGAGATAGACGGAGGAGAGATTTTTGGTTTAATAGGCCCGAACGGTGCTGGTAAAACCACGACTTTGAGAATAATCTCAACTTTGTTGAAACCGGACTCTGGTAGCGTGAAGGTTTTTGGATATGATGTAACCTCATCTCCTGATGATGTTAGAAAATTTATAAGTTATCTTCCTGAAGATGCTGGTGCTTATAAAGAGTTAACTGGCCTGGAGTATCTGAGATTCATTGCCAGATTTTTTGCCAGAGATGAGGCTGAGCTCAAAGATATGGTTGAAAAAGGTGTTCAGATAGCAAAATTGAAAGACAGAATCACTTCGAAAGTAAGCACATACAGTAAAGGTATGATCAGAAGATTGTTGATTGCCAGAGCACTTATGGTAAATCCGAAACTTGCGATTCTGGATGAACCAACCTCTGGTTTGGATGTCCTGAATGCTCATGAAGTTAGAAAAGTAATAAAGGATTATACGAAAAATGGTGGAACGGTACTTTTATCTTCTCATAACATGCTTGAAGTGGAATTTCTCTGTGATCGAATTGCTCTTATAAATGAAGGACAGATAGCCAGAATAGGCTCTCCAGTACAACTCAAGCAAGAATTTAACGCTGTTAATATAGAAGAAGTTTTCACAGAGGTGATAAGATGTTCGCAAACTTGTTGA
- a CDS encoding GGDEF domain-containing protein yields the protein MKKHENEKSSFFSLLLKNQVIFACTVIIGTFFAINLLLEKFYNKYVFEPVFESTVNYVSAYIDEWQRTVQTFDVSYKLFAAQLLESVGKELEEDFNVSDEYLTDFINSQTDIERSLYLEKANWYLIDPDGIIQRTNYATDLFLDLSKAVPRYWQSQLSSMEKGQVLLENLSFEVRTNRPRIFVYKKLSNDWILEIGFSIKPVLVEKMWKNLNNIIESSKYIEEIRLYSVSFLPFGHSVKLDEHEMENFSKVQSERDYFVESIGDSMFKLYKNWIPLTEEGKIDWSSYSVHFTVRALILLNFKELALFKTQLIFIFSCAIVSAVLISVFINLRQFRRILLPIAKLLDRIEKFRNNPLAKEAPGKPESRIKEVYELERSFQEMQKSVVSQMISQKLANELLEQDLEKYKSEALIDSLTGLYNYRFLLRYRANLEDSQKRFVICFIDVDGLKDINDNYGHSVGDTVLKIIAEKLRAVIRKKDVALRIGGDEFAIIFDDADLNEAENVMRRIESALSDTKIDDVSGLKISISYGLAEGSVESQATFEEILKSADISMYRQKVSKKRD from the coding sequence ATGAAAAAACATGAAAATGAGAAATCTTCGTTTTTTTCATTGTTGCTGAAAAATCAGGTAATTTTTGCCTGTACAGTTATTATTGGAACTTTTTTTGCCATTAATTTGCTTCTGGAAAAATTTTATAATAAATATGTCTTTGAGCCGGTTTTTGAAAGTACAGTTAATTATGTTTCCGCTTATATAGATGAATGGCAGAGAACAGTTCAGACTTTTGATGTTTCTTATAAATTGTTTGCAGCACAATTACTTGAATCTGTTGGAAAAGAGCTTGAAGAAGATTTCAATGTTTCGGATGAATATCTGACAGATTTTATAAACAGCCAGACTGACATCGAACGATCCCTGTACCTTGAAAAAGCAAACTGGTACTTGATCGATCCAGATGGAATAATTCAGAGAACCAATTATGCTACAGATCTTTTTCTTGATCTTTCAAAGGCTGTTCCCAGATATTGGCAGAGTCAGCTGAGTTCTATGGAAAAAGGTCAGGTTCTTCTGGAAAATCTCAGTTTTGAGGTTAGAACAAACAGACCACGAATTTTTGTATACAAAAAATTGTCGAATGACTGGATTTTAGAAATAGGATTCAGTATAAAACCTGTTTTAGTAGAAAAAATGTGGAAGAATCTAAACAATATTATTGAGAGCAGCAAATATATTGAAGAAATCAGGCTTTACAGTGTTTCTTTTCTTCCATTTGGTCATTCTGTAAAACTTGATGAACATGAAATGGAAAATTTTTCTAAGGTTCAGTCTGAAAGAGATTATTTTGTTGAATCTATAGGAGATTCCATGTTCAAGCTGTACAAAAATTGGATTCCATTAACAGAAGAAGGAAAAATAGATTGGAGCAGCTATAGTGTTCACTTTACTGTTAGAGCTCTAATTTTGCTCAATTTTAAAGAACTTGCTCTGTTTAAGACTCAACTAATTTTTATCTTCAGTTGTGCGATAGTTTCAGCCGTTCTGATAAGTGTTTTCATAAACCTGAGGCAATTTAGAAGAATTCTGTTGCCAATAGCAAAATTACTGGATAGAATCGAAAAATTCAGGAACAATCCGCTCGCCAAAGAAGCACCTGGCAAACCTGAGTCGCGAATAAAAGAAGTTTATGAGCTGGAACGATCTTTCCAGGAAATGCAAAAGAGTGTCGTTAGCCAGATGATTTCCCAAAAACTCGCTAACGAGCTTTTGGAGCAAGATCTTGAAAAATATAAATCAGAAGCTCTTATAGATTCCTTAACAGGTCTTTATAATTACAGATTTTTACTTAGGTATAGAGCAAATCTTGAAGATTCTCAAAAGAGGTTTGTGATTTGTTTTATAGATGTTGACGGGTTGAAAGATATAAATGATAATTACGGTCATAGTGTTGGGGATACAGTTCTCAAAATAATTGCGGAAAAACTCAGAGCTGTTATCAGAAAAAAAGATGTTGCTCTGAGGATAGGAGGAGATGAATTTGCAATTATATTTGATGATGCGGATTTAAATGAAGCCGAGAATGTTATGAGGCGTATTGAATCGGCTCTTTCAGATACGAAAATAGATGACGTCTCCGGGCTTAAAATTTCCATCAGTTATGGCCTGGCCGAAGGATCGGTAGAGTCTCAGGCAACTTTTGAAGAGATCCTGAAAAGCGCAGATATAAGTATGTACAGGCAAAAAGTATCTAAGAAAAGAGATTAG
- a CDS encoding chromate transporter yields the protein MIPVMQWEAKKMGWSNEDEFYEDLSIAQTIPGPIAFNTAIMVGKRVAGIPGALLAGIAVVLPPFFAIVAVASVIKPLSNNIYVRGFLKGCYAAVIGLVFNVFYGLIKKQKWTIFKVVIVAAGVILLILNNDLLIPVFAGVLFFLYFKGVE from the coding sequence ATGATTCCAGTGATGCAATGGGAAGCAAAAAAGATGGGGTGGAGCAATGAGGATGAATTCTACGAAGACCTATCGATTGCTCAAACTATACCAGGTCCTATAGCTTTTAACACAGCTATCATGGTAGGAAAAAGAGTGGCTGGCATCCCTGGGGCTCTACTCGCTGGTATTGCTGTAGTCTTACCACCATTCTTCGCCATCGTTGCTGTGGCAAGTGTAATTAAGCCACTATCGAATAATATCTATGTTCGAGGATTTCTCAAGGGCTGCTATGCGGCGGTAATTGGCCTCGTGTTTAATGTTTTTTACGGATTGATAAAAAAACAGAAGTGGACTATTTTCAAAGTAGTAATTGTAGCTGCTGGTGTGATTTTATTGATATTGAACAATGATCTTCTCATACCTGTTTTCGCAGGGGTGTTATTTTTTCTTTATTTCAAGGGAGTTGAGTAA
- a CDS encoding chromate transporter has translation MILKLILTFLKIGFFAFGGGWAVVGILKYEMIEKGILSAEEFSQAISIAQMTPGPVAINLATYTGYRYYGFTGALLNTIAFLLAPIVIIAVIFYLSGRIKINKNKWSSSLMGVTTVMVLVTVYSLISPNIKDLWTLLIASFTFFCINKLKIHPLILIFACGLIGSFVYGVL, from the coding sequence ATGATTTTGAAATTAATATTGACTTTCTTGAAGATTGGTTTCTTTGCCTTCGGTGGTGGATGGGCTGTTGTTGGTATTCTCAAATACGAAATGATCGAAAAAGGTATTCTCTCTGCTGAGGAATTTTCTCAAGCCATATCAATTGCACAGATGACACCAGGACCAGTTGCTATCAATCTTGCAACCTATACCGGTTACAGATATTATGGATTCACAGGAGCTCTTCTGAACACCATAGCTTTTTTACTGGCACCTATTGTGATAATCGCTGTAATATTCTATTTATCAGGCAGAATAAAAATAAACAAAAATAAATGGTCTTCTTCTCTTATGGGAGTTACGACTGTAATGGTTCTGGTAACTGTTTACTCTTTAATCTCACCAAACATAAAAGATTTATGGACATTACTTATAGCCTCATTTACTTTTTTTTGCATTAATAAACTCAAAATACACCCTCTTATTTTGATTTTTGCGTGCGGATTGATTGGCTCATTTGTTTATGGAGTGTTATAA
- a CDS encoding ROK family protein gives MPAPAVRKKNKKDVLLSIFEHDGISRASVAKITNLALSTLSYIIRELEEEGFLESEELLQGRGRPARVLKINPGSWFTAGIKVGREEVRGTLFDARMIPIRNHSIKILSEIRNNDGYTEAIKEVVEKLRCNQLLGIGVCSSGIVEDSRIVVSHLMNVRNLDIKELLMKKLGIKRFILMNDVDALCYSVSKAVKEDFLVVTYGTGIGASAWAKGQTRHFEIGHTIISSEGKCYCGQTGCLEYHASEYAVLKRFCGEKINFEDFARNEEEKYRSQIEQIRTIASRDFMSVKAFYNDPLRKLATVVGNLMMVLKPARVVFLGEGMVNRKMIDIIEDYVIQNFNKEFINNATFTLGKADWEHGVASAVVHKFIADIIK, from the coding sequence GTGCCAGCACCTGCTGTGAGAAAGAAAAACAAGAAAGATGTTCTTCTATCTATTTTTGAACATGATGGAATTTCACGTGCCAGCGTTGCAAAAATCACAAATCTTGCTTTGAGTACGCTCAGTTATATAATTCGAGAGCTCGAAGAAGAAGGTTTTCTCGAAAGTGAGGAATTGCTTCAAGGTAGAGGAAGACCAGCAAGAGTATTGAAAATCAATCCAGGTAGCTGGTTTACGGCTGGTATAAAAGTTGGAAGAGAAGAAGTTAGAGGGACACTTTTTGATGCACGGATGATCCCCATCAGAAATCACAGTATTAAAATTCTTTCGGAAATAAGAAATAACGATGGTTACACAGAAGCTATAAAAGAAGTGGTTGAGAAACTTAGATGTAATCAATTACTTGGAATAGGCGTATGTTCATCGGGTATAGTCGAGGATAGCAGGATAGTTGTGTCTCATTTAATGAACGTGCGGAATCTGGATATCAAGGAACTTTTGATGAAGAAACTTGGTATAAAGAGATTTATTCTTATGAACGATGTTGATGCTTTATGTTACTCGGTTTCTAAAGCGGTAAAAGAAGATTTTCTCGTTGTAACTTATGGAACGGGTATAGGTGCAAGTGCATGGGCGAAAGGCCAAACAAGACATTTTGAAATTGGCCATACAATTATTTCTTCAGAGGGGAAATGCTACTGTGGTCAGACCGGGTGTCTTGAGTACCATGCCTCAGAGTACGCTGTTCTGAAAAGATTTTGTGGTGAGAAAATAAATTTTGAAGATTTTGCGAGAAACGAAGAAGAAAAATACAGATCTCAAATAGAGCAAATCAGAACAATTGCCTCACGAGATTTCATGTCGGTAAAAGCTTTTTACAATGATCCACTCAGAAAACTTGCCACTGTTGTTGGAAATCTTATGATGGTTCTAAAACCTGCCCGTGTTGTTTTTCTGGGTGAAGGCATGGTTAACAGAAAAATGATTGATATAATTGAAGATTACGTGATACAAAATTTTAATAAAGAATTTATCAACAATGCTACTTTCACACTTGGAAAAGCAGACTGGGAACATGGAGTTGCTTCTGCTGTAGTGCACAAGTTTATAGCAGATATAATCAAGTAA